Proteins encoded by one window of Labrus bergylta chromosome 2, fLabBer1.1, whole genome shotgun sequence:
- the bri3bp gene encoding BRI3-binding protein: MKGIRFLVFFLALSASLLCTTEAGRSRTSTQNSFRRAANGIYQTLSNVFGEDNIRGLYKFFSKTTERFVHGVDSFMDTIWKIWSDLLDVMGIDSSNLSHYFSPTSLTNSPARALLLVAAVLLAYWFLSMFLGGFFYLLHAVFGRFFWLARVLLFALSCLYILQKFEGDPERAVLPLCFIMALYFMTGPVGAYWRRGGSAGSLEEKIDHLDTQIRLLNIRLSRVIDGLERSGEQ, from the exons ATGAAGGGAATCaggtttttggtgtttttcttgGCGCTGTCCGCGTCCTTGCTGTGCACAACCGAAGCGGGGCGGAGCAGGACGAGCACCCAGAACAGCTTCCGACGAGCGGCCAACGGGATCTACCAGACCCTGAGTAATGTTTTCGGGGAGGACAACATCCGAGGGCTGTACAAA tttttttCCAAAACAACGGAGAGGTTTGTGCATGGCGTGGATTCTTTTATGGACACCATCTGGAAGATCTGGTCTGATCTGCTGGATGTGATGGGCATTGACT CCTCAAACCTCAGCCACTACTTCAGCCCCACGTCCCTCACCAACTCTCCGGCACGCGCCCTGCTCCTGGTCGCCGCCGTACTGTTGGCCTACTGGTTCCTCTCCATGTTCCTGGGGGGTTTCTTTTACCTGCTGCACGCCGTCTTCGGCCGCTTCTTCTGGCTGGCCCGCGTCCTTCTCTTCGCCCTGTCCTGCCTCTACATCCTGCAGAAGTTCGAGGGCGACCCCGAGCGCGCCGTGCTGCCACTGTGCTTCATCATGGCCCTGTACTTCATGACGGGGCCCGTGGGAGCGTACTGGCGTCGGGGAGGCAGCGCAGGTTCACTTGAAGAGAAAATCGACCACCTGGACACTCAGATCCGGCTGCTCAACATCAGGCTGAGCCGCGTCATCGACGGCCTGGAACGCAGCGGGGAGCAGTAG
- the wdr31 gene encoding WD repeat-containing protein 31, with protein sequence MGKLQSKFRKRSELYRASQGEKSDSMFDSQVVNYEPAHQGSVNTVTNLSPDLCVSGGSDQAVVLYDWKQGRLCQSFQGHNREVTKVLCYPGSTWIFSASRDKTVLMWDLNQGDDPIQEFCGHELVVNGIAVSPEGRKLCTGSRDNWMCLWDIESAKCEQRHNISRNLVTHVCWVPGSSSVVQTSEDKTIRVWDSRAWQVTNTFPAKQYIQTHCDVSPNGNYLVSSSNGFGGQGCEATLWDLRQPGCKVVEYRGHIQTTACCVFLPTPPGGTAQVATSSHDGSIKIWDQNSAVCLGTLALDGAGPLVALAPTDSTGLLCASFSAGLHHIQVGPGSNQAQGSGAGSGGAGGLDIKVLARF encoded by the exons ATGGGCAAACTACAGAGCAAGTTTCGAAAGAGGTCTGAGCTCTACAG ggCATCTCAGGGGGAGAAGTCAGATAGTATGTTTGACAGTCAGGTGGTGAATTATGAACCTGCCCATCAAGGCTCTGTCAACACTGTCACCAATCTCAGCCCGGATCTTTGTGTTTCCGGTGGGAGTGACCAG GCTGTGGTTTTGTACGACTGGAAACAAGGCCGGCTGTGTCAGTCCTTCCAAGGTCACAACCGAGAGGTTACCAAG GTGTTGTGTTATCCAGGTAGTACGTGGATCTTCAGTGCCTCACGGGACAAAACCGTACTGATGTGGGACCTAAACCAGGGGGACGATCCTATTCAAGAATTTTGTGGCCATGAGTTAGTGGTCAATGGAATAGCTGTCAGCccag AAGGGAGGAAGCTGTGTACGGGCTCTCGTGACAACTGGATGTGCCTGTGGGATATAGAGTCTGCGAAATGTGAACAGAGACACAACATTTCTCGAAACCTG GTAACTCATGTTTGTTGGGTGCCAGGTAGCTCCTCTGTTGTCCAAACCTCTGAAGATAAGACCATAAG GGTTTGGGACAGTCGGGCGTGGCAGGTGACCAACACTTTTCCAGCCAAGCAATACATCCAGACCCACTGTGACGTTTCTCCAAATGGAAACTACCTGGTGTCCAGCAGCAACGGCTTCGGAGGCCAAGGCTGTGAAGCCACG ctgtggGACCTGCGTCAGCCCGGCTGTAAAGTTGTGGAGTACAGAGGTCACATCCAGACCACCGCCTGCTGTGTGTTCCTGCCTACGCCCCCTGGTGGCACAGCTCAGGTCGCAACATCCTCCCATGACGGATCCATCAAAATCTGGGATCAGAACTCGGCAG TCTGTTTAGGGACGTTAGCTCTGGATGGTGCTGGACCTCTGGTTGCTCTCGCTCCCACTGACTCCACCGGTCTGCTCTGTGCCAGCTTCAGCGCCGGCCTCCACCACATCCAGGTAGGCCCGGGATCAAACCAGGCTCAGGGTTCTGGAGCAGGTTCGGGCGGAGCTGGTGGCCTGGACATAAAAGTTTTGGCTCGTTTCTGA